One genomic region from Chloroflexia bacterium SDU3-3 encodes:
- a CDS encoding membrane protein insertase YidC gives MNPWGTFVGILEQIILTFQAWTGNAGIALIIFTILARLIILPLTITSLLSSRKMQALQPQMKELQRKYGKDPQRLNEETLKLYRENKVNPAGGCLPMFLQLPIFFAVYQAVINLAQTPASEAGARAMLTSLSAAGANITTMTASLDANHLNTSFLWLHDLGRPDPLFILPVLSVLLQLIVQLMSTPRIQDPQQKAMMQSMLIMPIVFGYIGFTFPSGAVLYWVVGSIISIIQTYVISGWGSLANYLKFLPTTGGLLPPVAVTTHIDEPANVAAIQAIDPDDLPKRSFWDVLAPLAEQPIAATAAATPEAPLSDEGTDTTNADIRRRVGQQPNPRRRNARR, from the coding sequence ATGAATCCGTGGGGCACTTTTGTCGGTATCCTTGAGCAGATCATTCTCACCTTCCAGGCTTGGACGGGCAATGCCGGTATCGCGTTGATCATCTTCACGATCCTAGCCCGGCTGATCATCCTTCCGCTCACGATCACGTCACTGCTCTCATCGCGCAAAATGCAGGCGCTGCAGCCGCAGATGAAAGAGCTGCAGCGGAAGTATGGCAAGGATCCGCAGCGCCTCAATGAAGAAACGCTGAAGCTCTATCGCGAGAATAAGGTCAACCCTGCGGGCGGCTGCCTCCCGATGTTTCTGCAGCTGCCGATCTTCTTCGCGGTCTACCAGGCCGTGATCAACCTGGCGCAGACCCCGGCCTCCGAGGCGGGCGCGCGGGCCATGCTCACCAGCCTCAGCGCCGCAGGGGCGAACATCACCACGATGACCGCCAGCCTCGATGCCAACCACCTGAACACATCCTTCCTGTGGCTGCACGATCTTGGTCGCCCCGACCCGCTCTTCATTCTGCCGGTGCTCTCGGTGCTGCTCCAGCTGATTGTCCAGCTGATGTCGACCCCGCGCATCCAAGACCCACAGCAGAAGGCTATGATGCAGTCGATGCTGATCATGCCTATCGTTTTCGGCTACATCGGCTTCACCTTCCCAAGCGGCGCGGTGCTCTACTGGGTGGTCGGCAGCATCATCTCGATCATCCAGACCTACGTTATCTCAGGGTGGGGCTCGCTGGCCAACTACCTGAAGTTCCTGCCCACCACGGGCGGCCTGCTGCCACCTGTGGCGGTCACCACCCACATCGACGAGCCAGCCAACGTGGCGGCGATCCAGGCGATCGACCCCGACGATCTGCCCAAGCGCAGCTTCTGGGATGTGCTCGCGCCGCTGGCCGAGCAGCCGATCGCGGCGACCGCCGCAGCTACACCCGAGGCGCCTCTCTCCGATGAGGGGACCGATACCACAAATGCTGATATTCGCCGTCGCGTCGGCCAGCAACCCAACCCACGCCGACGTAACGCCCGACGCTAG
- a CDS encoding acetyl-CoA acetyltransferase, with protein sequence MQNVYIAGVGQTPVGEHWELTAQTLAVRALRQALGDLAPERVGALYVANAFGGALHVQANIGPSIAAGAGLAGVEALTVEANGASGGVALRQAALAVASGAYDAVAVVGVEKVTDVLEGRLEAGLAISTDVDWEAIHGATPTALWAMLMRRYMHQYGYTAADFAAFPVNAHANAVKNPNALYRFPINPDKVGGGAMVADPLSLLDCSTVADGAAAVILVGAGLAEELGLPKVRLAGSAVATDTLAVAHRADPLWLAAAARSSQAALRAAQLSTGDIQVLELTDPHGIAAALALEANGFAERGAGVQLGKEGAITPAGALPLATAGGFKARGDVGGASGVYQVVELVRQLRGEAEATQVQGAARAMAQSLGGVGATAATHVLVRE encoded by the coding sequence ATGCAGAATGTGTATATTGCCGGTGTCGGGCAGACACCAGTGGGCGAGCACTGGGAGCTGACCGCCCAGACCCTTGCGGTGCGGGCGCTGCGCCAGGCGCTGGGCGACCTGGCCCCCGAGCGTGTCGGGGCGCTGTATGTGGCCAATGCGTTTGGCGGCGCACTGCATGTGCAGGCCAATATTGGCCCGTCGATCGCGGCGGGCGCTGGCCTGGCGGGCGTCGAGGCGCTCACCGTCGAGGCGAATGGCGCGTCGGGCGGCGTGGCGCTGCGGCAGGCTGCCCTGGCGGTAGCCAGTGGTGCGTATGATGCGGTGGCCGTGGTGGGCGTCGAGAAGGTGACGGATGTGCTGGAGGGCCGCCTAGAGGCTGGCCTCGCGATCTCCACCGATGTCGACTGGGAGGCTATCCACGGTGCGACGCCCACCGCGCTCTGGGCCATGCTGATGCGGCGCTACATGCACCAGTATGGCTACACCGCCGCCGATTTTGCGGCCTTCCCCGTGAACGCCCACGCCAACGCGGTGAAGAATCCCAACGCGCTCTACCGCTTCCCGATCAACCCCGACAAGGTGGGCGGCGGCGCGATGGTGGCCGACCCGCTGAGCCTGCTGGACTGCTCGACCGTGGCCGACGGTGCCGCGGCGGTCATCCTGGTGGGCGCGGGGCTAGCCGAAGAGCTGGGCCTGCCCAAGGTGCGGCTAGCTGGCTCGGCAGTGGCCACCGACACGCTGGCGGTGGCGCACCGCGCCGACCCGCTGTGGCTGGCCGCTGCGGCGCGCAGCTCGCAGGCGGCCCTGCGCGCCGCCCAGCTCTCCACGGGCGACATCCAAGTGCTGGAGCTGACCGACCCGCACGGCATCGCGGCGGCGCTGGCGCTGGAGGCCAACGGCTTCGCCGAGCGCGGCGCTGGCGTGCAGCTTGGCAAAGAGGGCGCGATCACCCCGGCTGGCGCGCTGCCGCTGGCCACAGCGGGCGGCTTCAAAGCGCGCGGCGACGTGGGCGGTGCCAGCGGCGTCTACCAGGTGGTCGAGCTGGTGCGCCAGCTGCGTGGCGAGGCCGAGGCCACCCAGGTGCAGGGGGCCGCGCGCGCCATGGCACAGTCGCTGGGCGGTGTGGGCGCGACCGCCGCAACCCATGTGCTGGTCCGCGAGTAG
- a CDS encoding hydroxymethylglutaryl-CoA reductase, degradative — translation MTPHNSRISGFYQLNPFERLQAVKSFDGLTDEDLRSLHGGNGALTVERADKMIENVVGTFNLPLGIATNFQINGQDRLIPMVVEEPSIVAGASYAARLVRAGGGFQTSSTLPLMIGQIQLVQVPDMALAREHILARSAEILEAANRQSTSLLALGGGAKEVEVHLFEHSPMGPMLVVHLVIDCRDAMGANAINSMAEAVAPLLAEISGGRPYLRILSNLSDRRLSRVRAVVPPAALARDGLSGEEIIEGILWAYAFAAVDPYRATTHNKGIMNGIDPVLIASGNDWRAIEAGAHAYAARSGRYTSLSVWSRDEDGNLVGEIEMPLAVGVVGGATKVHPAAQAALKLMQVRHASDLAEICVSVGLASNLAAMRALATEGIQKGHMGLHARQIAMAAGAAGDEVDMVAQRMVGERLIKPARAAELLAEIRSVV, via the coding sequence ATGACCCCGCACAATTCACGGATAAGCGGTTTCTACCAGCTTAACCCTTTTGAGCGGTTGCAGGCAGTGAAGTCATTTGATGGACTAACTGATGAGGATCTGCGATCACTCCATGGGGGCAATGGTGCCCTTACCGTCGAGCGGGCGGATAAGATGATAGAGAATGTCGTTGGTACATTCAATCTCCCGCTAGGTATTGCGACGAACTTTCAGATCAATGGCCAGGACCGCCTCATCCCCATGGTGGTAGAGGAGCCGTCGATCGTGGCGGGGGCCAGCTACGCGGCTCGGCTCGTGCGCGCAGGCGGCGGCTTTCAGACCAGCTCGACCCTGCCGCTGATGATTGGCCAGATCCAGCTGGTGCAGGTGCCCGACATGGCCCTAGCCCGCGAGCATATCCTGGCTCGCAGCGCCGAGATCCTTGAGGCCGCGAATCGCCAGAGCACCAGCCTGCTGGCGCTGGGCGGCGGCGCGAAGGAGGTCGAGGTGCACCTGTTTGAGCACAGCCCGATGGGGCCGATGCTGGTGGTGCACCTGGTGATTGACTGCCGCGACGCCATGGGCGCGAATGCGATCAACTCCATGGCCGAGGCGGTGGCCCCCCTGCTGGCCGAGATCAGCGGCGGCAGGCCCTACCTGCGCATCCTCTCCAACCTGAGCGACCGGCGACTCTCGCGGGTGCGGGCGGTGGTTCCCCCTGCGGCGCTGGCCCGCGATGGCCTGAGCGGCGAGGAGATCATCGAGGGCATCCTGTGGGCCTACGCCTTCGCGGCGGTGGACCCCTACCGCGCCACCACGCACAACAAGGGCATTATGAATGGCATCGACCCAGTGCTGATCGCCAGCGGTAACGACTGGCGGGCGATCGAGGCTGGGGCGCACGCCTACGCCGCCCGCAGCGGGCGCTACACCTCGCTCTCGGTGTGGAGCCGCGACGAGGATGGTAATCTGGTGGGCGAGATCGAGATGCCGCTGGCTGTGGGTGTGGTGGGCGGCGCGACCAAGGTGCACCCGGCGGCGCAGGCCGCGCTCAAGCTGATGCAGGTGCGGCACGCTAGCGATCTGGCTGAGATCTGCGTGTCGGTGGGCCTCGCGTCCAACCTAGCGGCCATGCGTGCGCTGGCCACCGAGGGCATCCAGAAGGGCCACATGGGCCTGCACGCTCGCCAGATTGCTATGGCGGCTGGCGCGGCTGGCGACGAGGTTGACATGGTCGCGCAGCGGATGGTGGGCGAGCGGCTGATCAAGCCCGCCCGCGCCGCCGAGCTGCTGGCCGAGATCCGCTCGGTCGTATAG
- a CDS encoding MOSC domain-containing protein, translated as MSAYEARGNVIQVSVNPEGGVPKLAVASAMVTSAGVRGDRQRDLVHHGGPDRAVCLYAQERIAALNAEGHGIAPGTTGENLTVQGVDWDAVQLGDRLRIGAGVVLEITGYASPCQNIAGSFSEGAFTRISQKLHPGWSRLYARVLAEGEVRAGDAVAYVPAGA; from the coding sequence ATGAGCGCATATGAGGCGAGGGGAAACGTGATCCAGGTGAGCGTCAACCCCGAGGGCGGCGTGCCGAAGCTAGCGGTCGCGTCGGCCATGGTCACATCGGCGGGGGTGCGCGGCGATCGCCAGCGCGACTTGGTCCATCACGGCGGGCCAGATCGGGCGGTGTGCCTCTACGCCCAGGAGCGCATCGCCGCGCTGAATGCCGAGGGCCACGGCATCGCCCCCGGCACCACCGGCGAGAACCTGACGGTGCAGGGGGTGGACTGGGATGCGGTGCAGTTGGGCGACCGGCTACGCATCGGTGCGGGCGTGGTGCTGGAGATCACGGGCTACGCGTCGCCCTGCCAGAACATCGCGGGGTCGTTTAGCGAGGGTGCGTTCACGCGCATCTCGCAGAAGCTCCATCCCGGCTGGAGCAGGCTCTACGCCCGTGTGCTGGCCGAGGGCGAGGTGCGGGCGGGCGACGCGGTGGCGTATGTGCCCGCAGGGGCCTAG
- a CDS encoding 16S rRNA (uracil(1498)-N(3))-methyltransferase: protein MAKRHAHGGRRQTLQSNTYRFFVPPESIRGDAVQIDDAELIHQISSVLRLDAGDQVLLLDNTGWQYSVTLSDVRRGLVAGEVGERALVASEPRSQITLYLALMRPERFEWALQKSTELGVAAIVPVTSERTLLADSGDLSERKAERWRKIIREASEQSRRGRVPHLAAPMPLATACAQAAQGGTALFLWEGAGAQPLRQALAAARSAAEPQQIALVSGPEGGFADHEREAAQASGVLPVTLGPRTLRAETAPLAALAAVLYDLGDMD, encoded by the coding sequence ATGGCCAAACGTCACGCACACGGCGGGCGCAGGCAGACACTGCAGAGCAACACCTACCGCTTCTTCGTGCCGCCCGAGAGCATCCGGGGCGACGCCGTGCAGATCGACGACGCCGAGCTGATCCACCAGATCAGCTCGGTGCTGCGGCTGGACGCGGGCGACCAGGTACTGCTGCTGGACAACACCGGCTGGCAGTACAGCGTGACCCTGTCGGATGTGCGGCGCGGCCTAGTGGCGGGCGAGGTGGGCGAGCGGGCGCTGGTGGCAAGCGAGCCGCGCTCGCAGATCACGCTCTACCTGGCCCTGATGCGGCCCGAGCGCTTCGAGTGGGCGCTGCAGAAGAGCACCGAGCTGGGCGTGGCCGCCATCGTACCGGTGACCAGCGAGCGCACGCTGCTGGCCGACAGCGGCGACCTGAGCGAGCGCAAGGCCGAGCGCTGGCGCAAGATCATCCGCGAGGCCAGCGAGCAGTCGCGCCGGGGCCGCGTGCCGCATCTGGCCGCGCCCATGCCGCTGGCCACGGCCTGCGCCCAGGCCGCGCAGGGCGGCACTGCGCTATTCCTCTGGGAGGGCGCGGGCGCGCAGCCGCTGCGCCAGGCCCTGGCCGCCGCCCGCAGCGCCGCCGAGCCGCAGCAGATCGCACTGGTCAGTGGACCGGAGGGCGGCTTCGCCGACCACGAGCGCGAGGCCGCGCAGGCCAGCGGGGTGCTTCCCGTCACGCTGGGGCCGCGCACGCTGCGCGCCGAGACCGCGCCGCTGGCCGCCCTGGCCGCCGTGCTCTACGACCTGGGCGACATGGACTAG
- a CDS encoding Zn-ribbon domain-containing OB-fold protein, giving the protein MDLAKHWRLNAQRYRLEGQRHAATGEVRFPPVADAGEGWEPYALRGTGTLFSFSVVRQAPEGYEQPYYILGMIALDDGPVVTAQLTDCNPEQASIGMPVEMVTRKLRDLGEDGLLVYGYKFRPRLGL; this is encoded by the coding sequence ATGGATCTGGCAAAGCACTGGCGGCTGAATGCCCAGCGCTATCGGCTGGAGGGCCAGCGCCACGCTGCCACGGGCGAGGTGCGCTTCCCTCCCGTGGCCGATGCGGGCGAGGGCTGGGAGCCATATGCGCTGCGCGGCACGGGCACGCTGTTCTCGTTCTCGGTGGTGCGGCAGGCCCCCGAGGGCTACGAGCAGCCCTACTACATCCTGGGCATGATCGCGCTGGATGATGGCCCGGTGGTCACGGCGCAGCTGACCGACTGCAACCCTGAGCAGGCCAGCATCGGTATGCCGGTGGAGATGGTCACGCGCAAGCTGCGCGACCTAGGCGAGGATGGCCTGCTGGTCTACGGCTACAAGTTCCGCCCGCGCCTGGGCCTGTAG
- a CDS encoding 50S ribosomal protein L34 codes for MTKRTWQPKRIPRRRTHGFLERMKSHDGRKVLKRRRLQGRYKLTVSDERRINRRGHR; via the coding sequence ATGACGAAGCGAACATGGCAGCCGAAGCGAATTCCCCGCCGCCGTACCCACGGCTTCCTCGAGCGGATGAAGAGCCACGACGGGCGCAAGGTACTCAAGCGCCGTCGGCTGCAGGGCCGGTATAAGCTCACCGTGAGCGATGAGCGCCGCATCAACCGCCGCGGCCATCGCTAG
- the rnpA gene encoding ribonuclease P protein component — protein MKRAYRLRKPAHFQRARRDGRKWDDARFTLQAVANRRRTTRCGFVVSKKLGIAVTRNRVKRRMREAVRLIYHQIAPGWDLVFILRSPLLADIEFQQLSSSIEHALGRAGVLRDPQQLS, from the coding sequence ATGAAGCGCGCCTACCGCCTCCGCAAGCCAGCTCACTTCCAGCGCGCGCGCCGCGATGGCCGAAAATGGGATGACGCTCGCTTCACCCTACAGGCAGTTGCCAATCGTCGCCGCACAACGCGCTGCGGCTTTGTTGTAAGCAAAAAACTTGGCATCGCTGTCACCCGCAACCGCGTGAAACGCCGCATGCGCGAAGCTGTTCGGCTCATCTACCATCAGATAGCGCCAGGGTGGGATCTCGTCTTCATCCTACGGTCTCCCCTGCTCGCCGATATCGAGTTTCAGCAGCTTTCCTCTTCTATCGAACATGCGCTTGGGCGTGCCGGGGTCTTGCGCGATCCGCAACAGCTCAGCTAG
- a CDS encoding 30S ribosomal protein S1, whose product MTSQERPVEEHNEVEKLIDSNIAVADQELPAQQTQEEHADTAEQVATSSSTDDVERVESATGQLEATTGEQAERAVGDAAEEPSAAGEAEEASFTPVAEAEGSKPRRVKDLQAGMELEGRVTSIAMYGIFVDIGVGRDGLVHISEMSNTRIDSPSDLVQIGDTVKVRVKSVEPDGRRISLTMRSSDSQGRRGRKKPDLDRDRLGGMHVGETIEGTVTGIAPFGVFVDIGVGKDGLVHISELSEGRVEKAEDAVQVGQSYTFKILEVDAEGTRISLSLRRAQRAQRLQELEKGQILEGTISGIAPFGAFVDIGVGRDGLVHISELSDNRVGKVEDVVKVGDKVPVRVLEMDPNSKRISLSMVLEDKPREEQPATDRPEQPRARREFPSLQDRQERQERVRRRDRTDQQPIGATSEAYVSGGDEVEEAEPVNATLEDLLSKFGGTSRRGDRRRRFDEEEEEVEDTTRNSRRQRDAIRRTLQHMGDDE is encoded by the coding sequence ATGACGAGTCAGGAGCGCCCCGTCGAGGAGCACAACGAGGTGGAGAAGCTGATTGACAGCAATATTGCTGTTGCCGATCAGGAACTACCAGCTCAGCAAACACAGGAGGAGCACGCCGACACGGCGGAGCAGGTCGCCACCTCCTCCTCCACAGACGACGTGGAGCGCGTAGAGTCCGCCACCGGGCAGCTCGAGGCGACCACGGGTGAGCAGGCCGAGCGCGCTGTCGGCGATGCCGCAGAGGAGCCAAGCGCAGCTGGCGAGGCCGAGGAGGCAAGCTTCACGCCTGTCGCCGAGGCCGAGGGCAGCAAGCCGCGCCGCGTGAAGGATCTTCAGGCCGGCATGGAGCTTGAGGGACGCGTCACCTCGATCGCGATGTATGGCATCTTCGTCGATATTGGCGTGGGCCGCGACGGCCTCGTCCACATCTCGGAGATGAGCAACACGCGCATCGACTCGCCGAGCGATCTGGTGCAGATCGGCGATACGGTGAAGGTGCGTGTCAAGAGCGTCGAGCCAGATGGTCGGCGGATCAGCCTGACTATGCGCTCGAGCGATAGCCAGGGCCGCCGCGGTCGCAAGAAGCCCGACCTGGACCGCGATCGCCTGGGTGGTATGCATGTGGGCGAGACCATCGAGGGCACCGTGACGGGCATCGCGCCGTTCGGCGTGTTCGTCGACATCGGCGTGGGCAAGGATGGCCTGGTCCATATCTCCGAGCTGTCGGAGGGCCGCGTCGAGAAGGCCGAGGATGCCGTGCAGGTGGGCCAGAGCTACACCTTCAAGATCCTTGAGGTGGATGCCGAGGGCACCCGCATCAGCCTGAGCCTGCGCCGCGCGCAACGGGCCCAGCGCCTGCAGGAGCTCGAGAAGGGCCAGATCCTTGAGGGCACGATCAGCGGCATCGCGCCGTTCGGTGCCTTTGTGGACATCGGCGTGGGCCGCGACGGCCTCGTCCACATCTCCGAGCTTTCGGACAACCGCGTGGGCAAGGTCGAGGATGTGGTCAAGGTTGGCGACAAGGTGCCAGTGCGCGTGCTCGAGATGGACCCCAACTCGAAGCGCATCAGCCTGAGCATGGTGCTTGAGGACAAGCCCCGCGAGGAGCAGCCCGCCACCGATCGCCCCGAGCAGCCCCGCGCCCGCCGCGAGTTCCCGAGCCTGCAGGATCGCCAGGAGCGCCAGGAGCGTGTCCGCCGCCGCGACCGCACCGATCAGCAGCCGATCGGTGCGACGAGCGAGGCGTATGTGAGCGGTGGCGACGAGGTCGAAGAGGCCGAGCCAGTCAACGCGACGCTTGAGGATCTGCTCTCCAAGTTCGGCGGCACCAGCCGCCGTGGCGACCGCCGCCGCCGCTTCGACGAGGAGGAGGAAGAGGTGGAGGACACCACCCGCAACTCCCGCCGCCAGCGCGACGCCATCCGCCGCACGCTCCAGCACATGGGCGACGACGAGTAA
- the lexA gene encoding transcriptional repressor LexA, which translates to MRTADNNLSQRQTEILQYIQSFVEENGYPPAIRQIQDELSISSTSVVAYNLKALEQKGHLKREGKVSRGIKIPQLAPAAVQIRTGGQVPLLGIITAGQPLPDPEITSPTEAELISVPEAVAPAERLQDVYALKVRGYSMIDALINDGDIVLLRYQETAENGQMVAARIQDENAVTLKIFYNEGNRVRLQPANVTMDPIYVSPGNVRIEGRVVGVIRSMF; encoded by the coding sequence ATGCGCACGGCGGACAACAACCTTTCGCAGCGACAGACTGAAATTCTGCAGTATATCCAGAGCTTTGTTGAGGAAAATGGCTATCCACCGGCCATCCGCCAGATCCAGGACGAGCTTTCGATCTCGTCCACATCGGTTGTGGCCTACAACCTCAAGGCGCTGGAGCAGAAGGGCCACCTGAAGCGCGAGGGCAAAGTCTCGCGCGGCATCAAGATCCCCCAGCTTGCCCCGGCGGCGGTGCAGATCCGCACCGGCGGCCAGGTGCCGCTGCTCGGTATCATCACCGCTGGCCAGCCCCTTCCCGACCCCGAGATCACCAGCCCCACCGAGGCCGAGCTGATCAGCGTGCCCGAGGCCGTGGCCCCCGCCGAGCGCCTGCAGGATGTCTACGCGCTGAAGGTGCGCGGCTACTCCATGATCGACGCGCTGATCAACGATGGCGATATCGTGCTGCTGCGCTACCAGGAGACCGCCGAGAACGGCCAGATGGTCGCCGCCCGCATCCAGGATGAGAACGCCGTCACCCTCAAGATCTTCTACAACGAGGGCAACCGCGTGCGCCTCCAGCCCGCCAACGTGACGATGGACCCGATCTACGTCAGCCCCGGCAACGTGCGCATCGAGGGCCGCGTGGTCGGCGTCATCCGCTCGATGTTCTAG
- a CDS encoding S41 family peptidase — MRRIASSLRRPALAILLLAIGFAGGWLCAKLLPVGGDIVALVGPGMGANSATPAALRDQFSSFWESWNLVENEFYRQGDLDRKKMIQGAIKGMLGALDDPYTIYQEPQLAALTTEHMQGTQEGIGIYLRIGEGTAFVDRPIKGSPALQAGLQQGDEIVAVDGEQIAALTAGLDVNQANVAVASKIRGPKGSQVTLSIRRGGDSFDVTITRDTIVISSVRAQMLPGGIAYMKITDFKSSTTADFDETWKELQPQQPTRMILDLRNNPGGYLVNAQEVLGRFYDGAALYEQGGDGSLKELPTIGGAKVGALPLVVLVNGGSASASEIVAGALRDERPQTYLLGEKTYGKGSVQNIHTLSDSGSIRVTIAHWLTPGKSAIHKVGITPQFVVPYTEDAADAAPCVADRAPTEGQSTCADSQLAWAIRLLVDGKQPPAAAAAK, encoded by the coding sequence ATGCGGCGAATCGCATCCTCGCTACGCAGGCCCGCCCTCGCCATCCTGCTGCTGGCCATTGGGTTCGCCGGGGGCTGGCTATGCGCCAAGCTGCTGCCGGTGGGCGGCGACATCGTAGCGCTGGTGGGGCCGGGGATGGGCGCGAACAGCGCCACGCCCGCCGCCCTGCGCGATCAGTTCAGCAGCTTCTGGGAGTCGTGGAACCTCGTAGAGAACGAGTTCTACCGCCAGGGCGACCTCGACCGCAAGAAGATGATCCAGGGCGCGATCAAAGGCATGCTGGGTGCGCTCGACGACCCCTACACCATCTACCAAGAGCCGCAGCTGGCCGCGCTCACCACCGAGCACATGCAGGGCACCCAGGAGGGCATCGGCATCTACCTGCGCATCGGCGAGGGCACGGCCTTTGTGGATCGCCCGATCAAAGGCTCGCCGGCGCTTCAGGCCGGGCTGCAGCAGGGCGATGAGATCGTGGCGGTGGATGGCGAGCAGATCGCCGCGCTCACGGCGGGGCTGGATGTGAACCAGGCCAACGTGGCGGTGGCCAGCAAGATCCGCGGCCCTAAAGGCTCACAGGTCACACTCAGCATCCGACGCGGCGGCGACAGCTTCGACGTGACCATCACCCGCGACACGATCGTGATCAGCAGCGTCAGAGCCCAGATGCTGCCGGGTGGCATCGCCTACATGAAGATCACCGACTTCAAATCCAGCACCACCGCCGACTTCGACGAGACCTGGAAGGAGCTGCAGCCCCAGCAGCCCACGCGCATGATCCTCGATCTGCGCAACAACCCCGGCGGCTATCTGGTGAACGCGCAAGAGGTGTTGGGGCGCTTCTACGATGGCGCAGCGCTGTATGAGCAGGGCGGCGACGGCAGCCTGAAGGAGCTGCCGACCATCGGCGGCGCGAAGGTAGGCGCGCTGCCCCTGGTGGTGCTGGTGAACGGCGGCTCGGCCAGCGCCAGCGAGATCGTGGCCGGGGCGCTGCGCGACGAGCGGCCCCAAACCTACCTGCTGGGCGAGAAGACCTACGGCAAAGGCTCGGTGCAGAACATCCACACGCTCAGCGATAGCGGCAGCATCCGCGTCACCATCGCCCACTGGCTCACGCCCGGCAAGAGCGCCATCCACAAGGTGGGTATCACGCCGCAATTTGTGGTGCCCTACACCGAGGATGCGGCGGACGCCGCGCCCTGCGTGGCCGATCGCGCGCCCACCGAGGGCCAAAGCACCTGCGCCGACAGTCAGCTGGCCTGGGCCATCCGGCTGCTGGTGGATGGCAAGCAGCCGCCAGCAGCCGCAGCCGCCAAGTAG
- a CDS encoding hydroxymethylglutaryl-CoA synthase, which produces MRPNLAVGVIGYGAYIPRYRIAAKEIARIWTANNGGVPVDSKSVPGPDEDTITMSVEAGRNALARAGIGAQQLAAVWIGSESHPYAVKPSGTVVAEALGTTPFISAADYEFACKAGTEAMTAAIGMVGSGMASYALAIGADTAQGRPGDALEYTAAAAAAGLVLGPAESALATIEATCSYVDDTPDFFRRAERPYPVHGNRFTAEPAYFSHIRGAANALLEQLGTKPADYTYAVFHQPNARFPQVAAKQLGFTPQQLAPGLLAGRIGNSYSASALLGLSATLDVAQPGDTIFVTSYGSGAGSDAFVLHVTDAIVARRELAPLTSAYLDREQFIDYALYAKWRGKLVL; this is translated from the coding sequence ATGAGGCCGAACCTGGCAGTGGGCGTTATTGGCTACGGCGCGTATATCCCGCGCTACCGCATTGCGGCGAAAGAGATCGCCCGCATCTGGACGGCGAATAATGGCGGCGTCCCGGTGGACTCGAAGAGCGTGCCGGGGCCAGACGAGGATACGATCACGATGTCGGTGGAGGCGGGGCGCAACGCCCTGGCCCGCGCTGGCATCGGGGCGCAGCAGCTGGCAGCGGTGTGGATCGGTAGCGAGAGCCACCCCTACGCTGTGAAGCCATCCGGCACGGTGGTGGCCGAGGCGCTGGGCACCACGCCCTTCATCAGCGCGGCGGACTACGAGTTCGCGTGCAAGGCGGGCACCGAGGCGATGACTGCTGCGATCGGCATGGTGGGCAGCGGCATGGCCTCCTACGCGCTGGCCATCGGGGCCGATACCGCGCAGGGCCGCCCCGGCGACGCGCTGGAGTACACCGCCGCCGCCGCCGCCGCTGGCCTGGTGCTCGGCCCCGCCGAGTCGGCGCTGGCCACGATCGAGGCGACCTGCTCGTACGTCGATGATACGCCCGACTTCTTCCGCCGCGCCGAGCGCCCCTACCCGGTGCACGGCAACCGCTTCACCGCCGAGCCTGCCTACTTCAGCCATATCCGCGGCGCGGCCAACGCGCTGCTTGAGCAGCTTGGCACCAAGCCCGCCGACTACACCTACGCGGTCTTTCATCAGCCTAACGCCCGCTTTCCGCAGGTGGCCGCCAAGCAACTCGGCTTCACGCCCCAGCAGCTCGCGCCGGGCCTGCTGGCCGGGCGGATCGGCAACAGCTATTCGGCATCGGCGCTGCTTGGCCTCAGCGCCACGCTGGATGTGGCCCAGCCAGGGGACACGATCTTCGTCACCTCGTATGGCTCGGGCGCTGGGTCGGATGCCTTTGTGCTGCACGTGACGGATGCCATCGTGGCGCGGCGCGAGCTGGCCCCGCTAACCAGCGCCTACCTCGACCGCGAGCAGTTTATCGACTACGCCCTCTACGCGAAGTGGCGCGGCAAGCTGGTGCTATAG